One Sebastes umbrosus isolate fSebUmb1 chromosome 6, fSebUmb1.pri, whole genome shotgun sequence DNA window includes the following coding sequences:
- the nemp1 gene encoding nuclear envelope integral membrane protein 1 isoform X1 yields MAGRMNTRKLCSSGGTLSVLSVLSVLLLCLPPASGQQDTGNKHPVTDLQDGEEYVMSGSNRFCYKNSVVPTWRQTWTRVQVKVWSSTVFKVETVEGEEELDRFSVWSWFQSLLRERLNETTINIHLYSKKTCFRIDPADRTKYFVRPLRKFDIYLFLVFLAGASLFLFARSLSRSQLFFYSAGMSTGMIASLIIVFFILARFLPKKSPFYVLVVGGWSFSVYAIQLVFRNLSVILREHWNVALGYVTVVGFITFAVCYRYGPLTNEKNINILSWTLQLFGLLLVYFGIQIQQVSFAIIVAALFSKHLEYPVSLTAAVWRRIRRTVRWKLEPRRLLTEEEYQKQGEEETLRALEELRKHCNSPEFSPWKAVSRLQSPQRFADFVEGSPHLMSNEASVHAQEYGFGGSFFEDEFFDTDDEGEEELTMKPE; encoded by the exons ATGGCGGGACGGATGAACACGAGgaagctctgctcctctggagggactctgtctgtcctctctgtcctctctgtcctgctgctctgtctccctccggccTCCGGACAACAGGACACCG GTAACAAACATCCAGTAACGGATCTCCAGGATGGAGAGGAGTACGTCATGTCAGGGTCCAACAGGTTCTGTTACAAGAACTCTGTGGTGCCGACTTGGAGGCAAACATGGACCAGAGTTCAG GTCAAAGTGTGGAGTTCGACGGTGTTCAAGGTGGAGActgtggagggggaggaggagctggaTCGCTTCAGTGTCTGGAGCTGGTTTCAGAGTTTGTTACGTGAGCGGCTCAATGAAACCACCATTAACATCCATCTGTACAGCAAGAAGACGTGCTTCAGGATCGACCCTGCTGACAGAACTAAGTACTTCGTCAGGCCTCTTCGTA AGTTTGACATCTATCTGTTTCTGGTGTTCCTCGCTGGAGCGTCGTTGTTCCTGTTTGCAAGATCACTCAGCAG GAGTCAACTTTTCTTCTACTCTGCTGGTATGAGCACAGGCATGATCGCCTCTCTCATTATTGTCTTCTTCATTTTGGCACGCTTTTTGCCGAAG AAAAGCCCTTTTTATGTGTTGGTGGTGGGCGGCTGGTCGTTCTCTGTGTACGCCATCCAGCTGGTCTTCAGGAACCTCAGCGTGATTCTACGAGAACACTGGAACGTGGCGTTAG GGTATGTCACCGTGGTTGGATTCATCACCTTCGCCGTTTGTTACCGTTACGGTCCTCTGACGAATGAGAAGAACATCAACATCTTGTCGTGGACGCTGCAGCTGTTCGGCCTCCTCCTGGTTTATTTCGGGATTCAGATTCAGCAGGTGTCCTTCGCCATCATCGTAGCAGCTCTGTTCTCCAAACATCTGGAGTACCCGGTGTCTCTGACAGCTGCTGTGTGGAG GAGAATCAGAAGGACTGTTCGTTGGAAGCTGGAGCCCCGTCGCCTGCTGACTGAGGAGGAGTATCAGAAGCAAGGCGAGGAAGAGACTCTGCgagctctggaggagctgaggaAGCACTGCAACAGCCCCGAGTTCAGCCCGTGGAAGGCCGTGTCCCGGCTTCAGTCCCCGCAAAG GTTTGCTGATTTCGTTGAAGGGTCTCCTCACTTGATGTCCAACGAGGCGTCTGTCCACGCGCAGGAATACGGCTTCGGAGGATCTTTTTTTGAGGATGAATTTTTTGACACGGACGACGAGGGGGAGGAAGAGCTGACGATGAAACCGGAGTGA
- the cd63 gene encoding CD63 antigen: protein MAVAGGMKCVKYLLFFFNFIFWLCGLALIVVGILVQVGLHRSLKIKDASASGVPIVIIGVGVVIFFIAFFGCCGAWKENYCMVTTFAVLLFLIILVEIAAAIAGYIFRNKLKDIVQDSLTDMISGYKNGTAEFKTTLDKLQEDFKCCGVNSSADWRDFGPDGKTVPDSCCVTVTAKCGVGNMTDAAKVHQQGCHDALENSLKKNLLWVIVAALVIAVLQIMGLVFACLLMRGIRSGYEVM from the exons ATGGCAGTTGCGGGGGGAATGAAATGTGTCAAGTacctgcttttctttttcaactTCATCTTCTGG TTATGTGGCCTGGCATTGATTGTCGTGGGAATCCTGGTTCAGGTGGGTTTACACAGAAGCTTGAAGATCAAGGATGCGTCAGCCTCAGGAGTTCCCATCGTCATCATCGGAGTCGGTGTGGTGATCTTCTTCATCGCCTTCTTCGGCTGCTGCGGTGCCTGGAAAGAGAACTACTGCATGGTCACCACG TTTGCCGTCCTTCTCTTCCTGATCATTCTTGTGGAGATTGCAGCTGCGATCGCTGGATACATCTTCAGAAACAAA CTCAAAGACATCGTCCAGGACAGCCTCACTGACATGATTTCCGGTTACAAGAACGGCACCGCTGAGTTCAAGACCACCTTGGACAAACTGCAGGAGGAC TTCAAATGCTGTGGTGTGAACAGTAGCGCTGACTGGAGAGACTTCGGACCTGATGGAAAAACTGTGCCTGACTCCTGCTGTGTGACCGTCACCGCCAAATGTGGAGTCGGCAACATGACGGACGCTGCCAAAGTGCACCAGCAG GGTTGTCATGATGCTCTGGAGAACTCCCTGAAGAAGAACCTCCTGTGGGTGATCGTGGCAGCTCTGGTTATCGCCGTCCTGCAG ATTATGGGCCTGGTGTTCGCCTGCTTGCTGATGAGAGGAATCCGCAGCGGCTACGAAGTCATGTGA
- the nemp1 gene encoding nuclear envelope integral membrane protein 1 isoform X2, which translates to MAGRMNTRKLCSSGGTLSVLSVLSVLLLCLPPASGQQDTGNKHPVTDLQDGEEYVMSGSNRFCYKNSVVPTWRQTWTRVQVKVWSSTVFKVETVEGEEELDRFSVWSWFQSLLRERLNETTINIHLYSKKTCFRIDPADRTKYFVRPLRKFDIYLFLVFLAGASLFLFARSLSRSQLFFYSAGMSTGMIASLIIVFFILARFLPKKSPFYVLVVGGWSFSVYAIQLVFRNLSVILREHWNVALGYVTVVGFITFAVCYRYGPLTNEKNINILSWTLQLFGLLLVYFGIQIQQVSFAIIVAALFSKHLEYPVSLTAAVWRRIRRTVRWKLEPRRLLTEEEYQKQGEEETLRALEELRKHCNSPEFSPWKAVSRLQSPQRFS; encoded by the exons ATGGCGGGACGGATGAACACGAGgaagctctgctcctctggagggactctgtctgtcctctctgtcctctctgtcctgctgctctgtctccctccggccTCCGGACAACAGGACACCG GTAACAAACATCCAGTAACGGATCTCCAGGATGGAGAGGAGTACGTCATGTCAGGGTCCAACAGGTTCTGTTACAAGAACTCTGTGGTGCCGACTTGGAGGCAAACATGGACCAGAGTTCAG GTCAAAGTGTGGAGTTCGACGGTGTTCAAGGTGGAGActgtggagggggaggaggagctggaTCGCTTCAGTGTCTGGAGCTGGTTTCAGAGTTTGTTACGTGAGCGGCTCAATGAAACCACCATTAACATCCATCTGTACAGCAAGAAGACGTGCTTCAGGATCGACCCTGCTGACAGAACTAAGTACTTCGTCAGGCCTCTTCGTA AGTTTGACATCTATCTGTTTCTGGTGTTCCTCGCTGGAGCGTCGTTGTTCCTGTTTGCAAGATCACTCAGCAG GAGTCAACTTTTCTTCTACTCTGCTGGTATGAGCACAGGCATGATCGCCTCTCTCATTATTGTCTTCTTCATTTTGGCACGCTTTTTGCCGAAG AAAAGCCCTTTTTATGTGTTGGTGGTGGGCGGCTGGTCGTTCTCTGTGTACGCCATCCAGCTGGTCTTCAGGAACCTCAGCGTGATTCTACGAGAACACTGGAACGTGGCGTTAG GGTATGTCACCGTGGTTGGATTCATCACCTTCGCCGTTTGTTACCGTTACGGTCCTCTGACGAATGAGAAGAACATCAACATCTTGTCGTGGACGCTGCAGCTGTTCGGCCTCCTCCTGGTTTATTTCGGGATTCAGATTCAGCAGGTGTCCTTCGCCATCATCGTAGCAGCTCTGTTCTCCAAACATCTGGAGTACCCGGTGTCTCTGACAGCTGCTGTGTGGAG GAGAATCAGAAGGACTGTTCGTTGGAAGCTGGAGCCCCGTCGCCTGCTGACTGAGGAGGAGTATCAGAAGCAAGGCGAGGAAGAGACTCTGCgagctctggaggagctgaggaAGCACTGCAACAGCCCCGAGTTCAGCCCGTGGAAGGCCGTGTCCCGGCTTCAGTCCCCGCAAAGGTTTTCCTAA
- the letmd1 gene encoding LETM1 domain-containing protein 1, translated as MALVCCVSLTRFWSCSLRTNTRTTGLYSPYVSCQSRPALCRHYSSSNVRRGLGRYISSRLQKVNTRYEGFLRRRFPRFYQLYHTFVEGFKLLFRDAKEVQRIKSRMFSDGVQFKDLSYREMEKLRQFRRDVLKAVPLVVISIPPFANYLVFLLMYFFPRQLLIPHFWTPKQQLEFRALYHSLRARHHRPVLKGLESTSQRVKDRQLQSSLKDLCAKVQSGATPEVSEILAVRRLFSGPPLGIHRMSVNQMRHVSPLLFLTPRLPGFLIGRRLNSHGLELLQLDRALSRLGAHQLSEPELRQACYLRGLNSSGLSVGQHREWLSRWLQVSSSLKDSEVSLLLHSIVFLSANAPSGAGRH; from the exons ATGGCGCTGGTCTGCTGTGTGTCTTTGACCCGGTTCTGGTCCTGCTCTCTGAGGACAAACACCAGAACCACCGGCCTCTACTCTCCTTATGTGTCCTGTCAGTCCAG GCCGGCCCTGTGCAGACACTACTCTTCGTCCAACGTTAGACGAGGTCTTGGTCGATACATCTCCTCCAGGCTCCAGAAGGTCAACACCAGATATGAAGGTTTCCTCAGACGGCGGTTTCCACGCTTCTATCAGCTCTACCACACCTTTGTGGAAG GATTCAAGCTGCTGTTCCGCGATGCCAAAGAGGTGCAGAGGATCAAATCCAGGATGTTCTCTGACGGAGTGCAGTTCAAGGATTTATCctacagagagatggagaagctCCGACAG TTTCGTAGAGACGTGCTGAAGGCCGTCCCGCTGGTGGTCATATCCATCCCTCCCTTCGCCAACTACCTGGTGTTCCTCCTGAT GTACTTCTTCCCCCGCCAGCTCCTCATCCCTCATTTCTGGACTCCCAAGCAACAGCTGGAGTTTCGGGCGTTGTACCATTCCCTCCGGGCCCGGCACCACCGGCCGGTGCTCAAAGGGCTCGAGAGCACGAGCCAACGGGTCAAAGACCGCCAGCTCCAGAGTTCCCTCAAGGACTTGTGTGCTAAA GTGCAGAGTGGAGCGACGCCTGAAGTCAGTGAGATCCTGGCGGTTCGGCGCCTTTTTTCTGGACCTCCTCTGGGTATACACAGGATGAGCGTGAATCAGATG AGACACGTCAGCCCGCTGCTCTTCCTGACGCCGCGCCTCCCGGGTTTCCTGATTGGTCGGCGTCTGAACAGCCACGGCCTGGAGCTGCTCCAGTTGGACCGCGCCCTCAGCCGACTCGGCGCTCATCAGCTGAGTGAGCCCGAACTCCGACAG GCTTGTTATCTCCGCGGGCTCAATTCGTCCGGTCTCAGCGTGGGTCAGCACCGTGAGTGGTTGTCTCGCTGGCTCCAGGTGTCCTCCTCTCTCAAAG ACTCCGAGGTGTCGCTGCTCCTGCACAGCATTGTATTTCTCTCCGCCAACGCCCCGAGCGGCGCTGGCCGACACTGA